The Gopherus evgoodei ecotype Sinaloan lineage chromosome 8, rGopEvg1_v1.p, whole genome shotgun sequence genome segment ATCATGGTGAATCCTGGGGTCCAAGGAAACTCTCTAACCCAGCTCCTTCCAGTTCCCTGGCTCCGTCGGTGACCTGTGAGCAGCAGAAGGGGGGTGGAGCTCACCCCATCCCCAAGCAGACAGGATCCAGGGCTGCCAGCTACAAGCAGTGCCTTCCATTTCCAGAATCTTTCAGCTAGTTGCCATGCCAACCCCAGCCCTTCCTGGGAGGCTGGCAAGCCCGGTGCCCCCCTTCCCTTCCAATTCCCTTAGACCAGGCTCTGCTGGCTTCTGCAGACGGCTCCATAGCCCAGGCTGAGCTGGCCTTGatgtctggggcagggcagggggcaggcatgGCACCCTGGCTATGCACACAGGAATGCAGCCCTTTGGGGAAGGGGGCCTGGGCTAATGGGTGGGGGTTGGTAGGGGGCGGGACCCAGCCAGAGGGAAGCCACATGGCTGTAGCCGGGAGCCGGCCTGGCCACCCTGAGCTGGGTCACTGGGAAGCAAGATGTGCCCGCCATGCtcaggtctgtctgtctgtctgtctgtctgtctgcaggggGTGCCGCCGGCTGCTTGGCACAGCGATGGGAAGGAGCTGGCCTGGGTGCCCTTGGTTTGGATGGGGCTACCCAGCCTGGCCTGCGGCTCTGCAGATCCCTGTGGTGGATGAGCCCCTCCGAAGTGCCCACCCCCCCAGTCGTCCCTGCCTGGtgcctggggagcagggcaggcccTGACCCTCGCCCCTGAGTGCCCCCACCCCATGGACCTCGCCCCCCCGGCTCTGCCTCCCATCCATCCCTAGCGCTTGGAGCGGGCGCCATGGCAACAGCTGCAGGCCGCGCGGGGGCAGCCCTGAGCGAGTGACAAGCCGCCGGCACTGGCACCTGGGCACAGGCGATGGGCAGCGGGAGTGTGGTGCTCTGggccctgcctgcctgcagctGAGGGGAACCcccggcccccagcccagccaccatgGTGATGTCCCAGGGCACCTACACCTTCCTCACCTGCTTCGCCGGCTTCTGGCTCATCTGGGGCCTCATCGTGCTgctctgctgcttctgcagctacCTGCGACGCCGCGTGAAGTGCCAGCAGGAGGAGCGGCTGCGGGAGCAGAACCTGCGCGCGCTGGAGATGGAGCCGCTGCACTATGAGGGCTACTCAGGCAGCCCCCCCGGCATGGCCATGGCCACCCCCCCCCGGCTGCGCATGGAGCCACGCCagccccccggcctgcccccccagccctggagctaccGGCACGGTGAGTGACCCACGGTGCCAGTCCCTAGGCCCGGCCCATCGCCGCCAGGGCTTTCCCAAGGCAGGGAGCCTGCGGCAGGGCTGGCCACTCAgcctcccccctgctgcccccggccGTGCTCAGTCCCAGAGCAAAGTGCCCTAGGGAGCCTGACCCCCCGGGCTGGCTGGGGCCTGcactcctcatggaggctgtggtCCAGGCCCCATCTACACATGGAAGTGGGCGAGCCTGGTGTGGCCCCTCACTCAGTGTGTGTCTGCTCCTTGCCTTGCAGAGTTGGACCTGTCCAAGCCCCCATGCTACGAGGAGGCGCTGCTCATGGCTGAGCCGCCACCGCCATACAGCGAGGTGCTCATGGACACGCGGGGGCTGTACCGCAAGATCAACGCCCCCTTCCTGAGCCACGAGCACCCCGAGAAACAGGAGCAGCCACCCAGCTACAAGCCCCTCTTCCTGGACCGAGCTTACGGCGCAGCCCTGCATGTGCCCAACTCTGCCAGCCAGGGCCCCGCCTTCTATCTGGAGGCTGAGCGTGCCCAGCGCATGTTCCCCAGCTGGATGGACTCGGAGCTCAGTAGCAGGGACACGTATGAACCTGGGGCCTGGCACCTCCCTGTCTCCATGCCCTTGTTTGGCAGGACTACGGCGGTTTAGGGGCCTGCTGGGCAGAGTGCCACACTAGAGCCTGCATGGActggggctgcagcagagcctgcctgagccctggtgctctCACTGGTGCAGCTGGGCTCAAGCCGCCCGTTCCCCttgggagccggccctgggccccACCTCAGGGCTAGCGCAAACCCTGGCTGGACAATGTGACGTGCTACCTGCTGCAGCCAGTGTGTGAGGGGCTGGTCCCCATCTTACCCTGTGGCTCCCTGCAGGCCCCCTTGGTGCTGACTGGGGCTCCAAGCAGGCCCTGCACTGGGCTCTTTCCTAGTTTGTTTGTTACAGTTCGAGAATAAAAGTTTGTGGCATCAGATTCATTCCAAGCAGAGCCAGGCTGTCTGGGTGGGggggactgggggcaggctccaccgTGCCCTCCACAATGGGGCCTGGAGTATCCCGCTCAGCAGGTGAGCACAGCCCCCCAGGACCCACTCTCCCCGTGTGGTGCTCGTTGGGgccggctccaagttttttgctgccccaagcaaaaaagttTTCCTGTggccccccccggccctgccccattccaacccgtTCCCCAAGTCCCCggacccacctcctcccccaggtgtgctgcatttcccctccaacccctctgggagggacgggggagaagcggagcagcagCACTCAGGGAGAGCAAGTGGCAATGGAGCAGaggtgattggggggggggaaaagcagttcctctgccctccccatgcccccactGCCACAGCTCACCTGTACTCTAtctgctcccctgagcgcaccactgctgctctgctttgcccccctctccccctgcataACAGCTGATTTGcttggcaagcctgggaggtaggggggagcaggcagcagtggagcagaggtgagcggggggtgggggttgtctGCCCTCCCCTCCAGGGTTACTGCCTGTGgctctccccatgcccccccccccccagctcacctccactcagggctggctcccagctttttgtgccccaagccggagtgctgccccaagcacatacttagaacgctggtgcctagagctggccctggtgctctgggctggctcTGTCACAGCACAGTGCCCAGgccccagctcctgcagccagggctggagccaggttgcccccaccccatgcactCGCCAGCCCAGctcgctgctctccccccagccccgaaAGCAGCCAGGCTCAGCCCAGGCCAGGGTGGAGGCAATTTATTTATTAA includes the following:
- the PRR7 gene encoding proline-rich protein 7 translates to MVMSQGTYTFLTCFAGFWLIWGLIVLLCCFCSYLRRRVKCQQEERLREQNLRALEMEPLHYEGYSGSPPGMAMATPPRLRMEPRQPPGLPPQPWSYRHELDLSKPPCYEEALLMAEPPPPYSEVLMDTRGLYRKINAPFLSHEHPEKQEQPPSYKPLFLDRAYGAALHVPNSASQGPAFYLEAERAQRMFPSWMDSELSSRDTYEPGAWHLPVSMPLFGRTTAV